ggaggggccatcaagacaagtgacagcttggaatgcttatgacatcaatgggtatacatactatacccacgcaaaggatagtaaatatgtgaaccaaaacaacggcatTCGAATAGAgtctctcgatggattagggcgaaagatccaatactttggcatcattgaagagatataggaacttgactatggaagggatataacggtggccctgttttgatgccgtcggatcaaacaacaccaactgaacgagattggattgagagtcctggacctcgagaatctaggctaccaagatgacctttgggtgctcgcttcatgtgtcgcacaagttttttatatgtctgacccacaaagtaacctctccctgaaaaagaagacaaagcacgtggttgcctccaggaaacaacacattattggagttgatggcgtggacgatgttgaagcttacaataactttgatgagatgccgctattcacagactttcctaagaagatcagtgttgtcgaaaagaacctccccaaagatataatgccatgggaccgaaaaggtgtcaaggggaaagtcattacagcgggctagctagttgttgaacgtggagtgtttgtgtaagtgtgtgtttgtaagactttatttatgcatgcgtgcgagactatatatttatgtacgtgtgtaagactacatatttttgtatgtgtgtgagactacattttatgcatgtgtgtgagactaccctttgcaacatccagattactctatttgaacatccactctattttcatttattacaacattttcattttatttcatttaatgtcataaaattatagtcgaagttttaaaattcaaattttaaaattttgttttctatattgttttgactacaattgtttatatatatatttattcaaatatagaataatacaaaatattatatttgtgcgtatacacaatttttttatattactatgtgtttttatgatataaaaaatatagaatttataatttaaaaaatagaaactatttataggggcggttggatcaggaaccgcccctacaaatgtatttgtaggggcggctggatcaggaaccgcccctacaaatgtatttctaggggcggctggattaggaaccgcccctagaaataggaGGGAGTGTTAATAGGACGGCGCACGGGAGTGATgtcgtctgggcgctgtcttcttccaccGACGACGACGTCAGGCTACCCGCATGCCTAGGGTTTCTGTCGCCGGTCCCGCACCCACGCCCGCCcacacccggcccccggcgtcccgcacccggcccccggtGCCTGCCcctgcgcgcctagggtttccgccgccggccACGCCGCCGGTCCCGTGCCCGCACCCGGCCCtaggcgcccggcccccggcgtcccgcacccggcccccggtGCCCGCCCCTgcacgcctagggtttccgccgccggccacgccgccggtcccgcgcccgcacccggccctaggcgcccggcccccggcgtcccgcaccTGGCCCCCGGCGCCCACCcctgcgcgcctagggtttccgccgccggtccCACGCCCGCACCCGGCCCCAGGAGCCCAGCCCCCGGCGTCCCACACCTGGCCCTCGGCGCCCGCCcctgcgcgcctagggtttccgccgccggtcccgcgcccgcacccggccataggcgcccggcccccggcatCTCGCCCCTGCACGCCGACGACGCACGCTCCCGGCGCCCCACGCCCGGCCCCCTGCCCCGCGCACCGACGACCCATGTATGttcctcctctccctttctctgcTATCCATCCCCATCTTTAACAGAGGCTGAAGAATCCTCGCAATTCTATTTGCTCTTCTTAATTATATTGCTTATGCAATTCTATGCCTTCGCCTTCAGACTTGTCGTAAGATTAGTATGCTTGTGTTTGCTTCAATTGGTATGAGATTTGTCTTAATGAGATGTGCTAGATTGCTTGTCAAAATATTGCTGCATTGTTCTAGCATGCTGGCTTGACtgtattttttttatgaaaacttGTGCTACTTGCTGGACTATGATAGTAAAGTTGTATTACTTGCTGGACTATGATACTTGCTTGACTGTATTAGTTGACAATTTCGATTTAGGTGATTGTTGTCCACACCTAGCATGTCAAAATCAAGAACTGGACGCACAAGCAAAAGCCAACTCCTAATATAAATAATACAAAATGCTACTTATCATGTTTGACATAGAAGCTGGAGGATATTTTGTTCTATGTTTTGTGTTTGGTTTTGATTGGGCTCCATGGCACTTACACTGCATACTTtcaactgtcttgatgcttactactttGTTATCTGGACTGCACGCTCTTTGTTATACGTATACTGCCACTGGCCAGGTGCTTCTTGCTCCTCCTAGCTTTTCTGTTCCTTTTTTGTTATAGGATGACTAGTCTATACCCATGATGAACAAACAATAGGACCATTGCCCcctgcgcgcctagggtttccgccgccggtccCACGCCCGCACCCGGCCCCAGGAGCCCAGCCCCCGGCGTCCCACACCTGGCCCTCGGCGCCCGCCcctgcgcgcctagggtttccgccgccggtcccgcgcccgcacccggccataggcgcccggcccccggcatCTCGCCCCTGCACGCCGACGACGCACGCTCCCGGCGCCCCACGCCCGGCCCCCTGCCCCGCGCACCGACGACCCATGTATGttcctcctctccctttctctgcTATCCATCCCCATCTTTAACAGAGGCTGAAGAATCCTCGCAATTCTATTTGCTCTTCTTAATTATATTGCTTATGCAATTCTATGCCTTCGCCTTCAGACTTGTCGTAAGATTAGTATGCTTGTGTTTGCTTCAATTGGTATGAGATTTGTCTTAATGAGATGTGCTAGATTGCTTGTCAAAATATTGCTGCATTGTTCTAGCATGCTGGCTTGACtgtattttttttatgaaaacttGTGCTACTTGCTGGACTATGATAGTAAAGTTGTATTACTTGCTGGACTATGATACTTGCTTGACTGTATTAGTTGACAATTTCGATTTAGGTGATTGTTGTCCACACCTAGCATGTCAAAATCAAGAACTGGACGCACAAGCAAAAGCCAACTCCTAATATAAATAATACAAAATGCTACTTATCATGTTTGACATAGAAGCTGGAGGATATTTTGTTCTATGTTTTGTGTTTGGTTTTGATTGGGCTCCATGGCACTTACACTGCATACTTtcaactgtcttgatgcttactactttGTTATCTGGACTGCACGCTCTTTGTTATACGTATACTGCCACTGGCCAGGTGCTTCTTGCTCCTCCTAGCTTTTCTGTTCCTTTTTTGTTATAGGATGACTAGTCTATACCCATGATGAACAAACAATAGGACCATTGCAATGAAGTACATGCTTCATCTCACTCAAACTTCATTGCAATGGCCAGCACTGTTGGGCAAGTTTGCAGTGTTTACAAGAAGTTTTTATTCTCGTTTGCACAATAATAGCAATACCTCATTGGGATGGGCGCATTGTGCACCCAACCGAAAATTGCTAATAACTACTAGTTCTTAATAAATGATTGATGAGCCATTTTTTTGTGCCTTTTTCCCCAACTTGTGGTGGTAGTTATTGATGGTAAGATTCTTAATCTCTGCCCTTTTGAGGCACAGCCAACATGATTAGGTGTAATAATCAATCATGCCAACCTTTGAATTCATTCGAGTGGTGGGGGAAAATTTGAGGTGGAGAAATGATGCACGAACTGCTTGATCCCGTTTCCTTTGGCCCTAAGATGAAATCATGACCATCTTGCTCATGCAGCAGCTTTTACGGCGGCTATATATTACGATTAGAAATCACGCC
The nucleotide sequence above comes from Miscanthus floridulus cultivar M001 chromosome 18, ASM1932011v1, whole genome shotgun sequence. Encoded proteins:
- the LOC136523766 gene encoding glycine-rich cell wall structural protein 1-like, which produces MGRRCAGQGAGRGAPGACVVGVQGRDAGGRAPMAGCGRGTGGGNPRRAGAGAEGQVWDAGGWAPGAGCGRGTGGGNPRRAGVGAGGQVRDAGGRAPRAGCGRGTGGVAGGGNPRRAGAGTGGRVRDAGGRAPRAGCGHGTGGVAGGGNPRRAGAGTGGRVRDAGGRVWAGVGAGPATETLGMRVA